ACTGGGTAATCTCGCGATCGTCTCTCGATGGACGAAGCGATCGTACTTGAGGCGGTAGCTGATTAAATCCGCAATGCTGATAATTTTGAGTTGGTGCTGTGCCGCGTAATCAATCAACTCCCGTAGGCGTGCCATTGAGCCATTGGGATTTTGGATTTCACAAATCACACCCGCTGGGTATAAACCCGCCAGCCGGGGGAGATCGACTGCTGCTTCCGTATGACCAGCCCGTTTAAGCACTCCTCCCTCCCTAGCACGGATGGGAAAAATGTGCCCCGGACGGCGCAAATCCTCGGCGTTCGTCGAGGGGTTGATGGCGACTTGGATGGTGCGTGCTCGGTCTTCAGCCGAGATACCGGTGGTGACGCCCAGATGGGGGGAGGCGTCGATGCTGACCGTGAAGGCGGTCTGGTTGCTGTCAGTGTTTTTGCTGACCATTAACGGCAAATCCAAGGCATCGAGGCGATCGCCCGTTAAGGCCAGACAAATTAACCCTCGTGCTTCTACCGCCATGAAATTAATCATGTCAGGCGTTGCAAATTGGGCGGCGCAAATTAAGTCGCCTTCGTTTTCCCGGTTTTCGTCATCCACTACGACCACAGCGCGGCCGGCCTTGAGGTCTGCCAGGGCATCGTCAATCGAGTCAAATTTAAATAAATCGGTTTCAGGCGATTCCACGTCCAGTTTGTGAGCGATAACCCGTAAAGTTTTCTAAAGATTGTTTCTACTTAATTGTATCCCGTTTGTTTTAGGACGGGAGTTGTGGAGGTTGTTAGAAAAATTCTTATAAATACGCCCTAATTTCTACCACCAAAGTTCACTTTTGATACTAAAATGCAGCAAATGTTAATCCATTTTTCATTTCAGCTCTCTTAGGAAAGAAATATCATGGGTGATTTAGGACGCCTGCCCGTAGGCATTATTGGGGCTTCAGGCTATGGCGGCGTGCAACTTGTACGGCTCTTGATGGATCACCCAGGAGTCGAGGTGGTTTATTTGGGGGGAGATAGCAGCGCGGGCAAGTCCTATTCTGAACTCTACCCTCATTTAGGCCATTGCGTTGACCTGACGATCGAAGCAATTGATTTAGATCTAGTGGCATCGCGCTGTCAAGCTGTTTTTCTATCATTGCCCAATGGCTTGGCTCATCAGATGGCACCCACGCTGTTGGCCAAGGGATGCAAAGTTCTAGACCTATCGGCAGACTATCGCTTTAGGAACCTAGAAACTTACAAAATTTGGTACGGTGGGGAGCGGCAAGACCAGGAAACCGCAGCTTTAGCTGTTTATGGTTTACCCGAATTATATCGCGATCGCATTGCCGACGCTCAGCTCGTTGGATGTCCAGGTTGCTATGTGACAACAAGTTTATTAGCCTTAGCCCCTTTATTAAAACAAGGCTTAATTGTGCCTGAAACAGCCATTATCGATGCCAAATCGGGGACATCGGGGGCTGGACGCACAGCCAAAACCAATCTCTTACTCTCCGAAGCCGATAACTCCCTAGCCCCCTACGGGGTAGCGCGTCATCGCCATATCCCAGAAATCGAGCAAATATGCAGCGATTTAGCAGGTCATGAGGTCATGGTACAGTTTACGCCCCACCTGATTCCGATGGTGCGGGGACTCCTGGCAACCGTTTATGCGACCCTACGCGATCCTGGATTGGTGCGAGAAGATTTGATCACCATTTATACGGCCTTCTACCGCGCATCTCCATTTATCCGAATCTTGCCGGCGGGCACTTACCCCCAAACCAAATGGGCTTGTGGCACTAATCTGTGTTATGTCGGTGTGGAAGTCGATCCTCGGACTGACCGAGCAATCATTATGTCCGTAACGGATAACTTGATTAAAGGTCAAGCCGGACAAGCGATACAGTGTCTAAATCTGATGATGGGTTGGGAAGAAACTCTTGGCTTGCCTCAACTTGGTTTTTATCCTTGAGCTTCTCCCCCAGCTTCCCCATCTTCTACCCTGCAACTTGAATGCCGATTAGCTTATTACCACCCTCGCCATCGTTGGCGTCACTGGATGAGTGGGAGTGGCATTCCTTTGCTCAAAGCCTCTATGGTTTCTCGGTAAAGAGGGGGCAGGCGCTCAAACACCAGCCGCCCATTCGGCGGCTTTAAAACTTCAGGGGTTAGGTACCATCTATTCCTCGGATTGATCCGATTCAATGGCTACTCGAAGACGTGGTGACCTCAACACGGGGAGTGGGTTTCTTCGTCTCCTTAGGCTTACCACGACCCTTCAAGCGATCGCTCATCAGATTAATCACGATATACAGGACTGGCACGATAAACAAACTTAAGAGCGTGGAAACAATCATCCCTCCCGTAAGCGCCGTACCCAGAGAGCGTCGCGATGCTGCTCCTGCTCCTTCAGGATTGACCAAGGGGGTAATACCCAGAACAAAAGCCAAGGAAGTCATTAAAATGGGTCGCAAACGCTCTTGAGAGGCTTCAACCGCCGCCTTGGTAATGGTCATACCCCTTTCTCGCAGTTGGTTAGCAAATTCCACAATCAGAATCGCGTTCTTACTCGCTAAACCAATCAGCATCACCAGACCGATTTGACAGTAGACATCATTAGCTAAACCCCGCAGCGACTGAGCTGAAAGGGCACCGAAGATTGCCAAAGGGACTGACAGAAGAATAATTAAGGGGTCAATGTAGCTCTCATACTGAGCTGCCAGCACCAAGAACACAAACACAATTCCCAGACCAAAAATGATCGGTGCTTGACCGCCAGCGGCTAGCTCTTCTGCTGAAGTACCTGACCATTCGTAGCCTAAACCAGCAGGCAAAACTTTCTTAGCTACGTCCTCCATTGCTTTGATTGCCTGCCCGGAGCTAAAGCCAGGAGCGGCTGAACCCGTAATTTCAATGGCGCGGAATAAGTTGTAGTGATTAATCGTTTGTGCCCCTGTGGTTGGTGTGATCTTCACCAGATTGCTCAGGGGAATCATCTGATCTTGTTGAGAACGAACGTAAAGTTGACCAATATCGCTAGGATTGGAGCGAAACTGCTTATCTGCCTGAACGTACACCCGATAAGTTCGTTGTTGCAAATTGAAGTCGTTCACATATTGCGAACCTAACAACGTCTGCAACGTACTGAAGATATCGTCTATAGAGACGCCGAGCGCCTTAGCTTTGTCACGGTCTACTTCGATGAGTAACTGAGGTGTGTTTGCGGCAAAAGTACTAAACACACGTTGCAAGCCGATACCCGGTTGATTGGCTTGCCCAATCATCCCACCCATAGCTTCAAGTAGAGGAGCTAAACTTTCGTTGCCCTTTCGGTCTTGCAGCTCAAATTGGAAACCACCAAAACTGCCTAAACCCTGAATCGCAGGAGGATTAACGGGCAATATTCTTGCTTCTGGCATTCCGCCTAAAGCTCCCGCCAGCTTACCAATAATCGCCTTTACTGACTGTTCTTCGCTGTGACGCTCCTCCCAAGGCTTGAGGGTTGTAAAAATCAAACCCTGGTTGGCACTATTTCCACTAAAACTAAAGCCGCCCACTACAAAAGTTCCTACCACTTCCGGAACTTTCAGGATTTCTTGTTCCACCCTGTTCATGACATCGGCGGTATAGTTGAGCGAAACTCCTTCTGGCCCTTGCACAATTGTGATGAAATAGCCTTGGTCTTCTTCAGGGAGAAATGCCTGGGGAACGCTCAAATAAAGCCAGCCTGTCAGCCCTAAGGACAGAATAAACAGCCCAACCACGATTCCTTTCATGCGTGACAGGGTGTTTAGCGATCGCTTATACCCGTTGCGCGTCCAGTCAATGGCTCCATTAATCCGATCGAAAATCCAGCCAACCCAGCCGCTTGGTTTTTGATCCTGACGCAGCAGAAGGGCACAGAGGGCAGGTGTGAGGGTAACGGCATTAAAGGTAGAAAGCGCAACTGAGAAAGCGATTGTCAGCGCAAATTGTTGATATAGCTTTCCGGTAGTTCCTGGGAAGAAGGCGACTGGGATAAACACAGCCATGAGTACGAGTGAAGTCGCAATCACTGCCCCCAACAGTTCTTCCATACTCTCAGAGGCCGCTTGACGGGGATTCATGCCCTTATCTTGAATCAAGCGAGCGATATTCTCGACCACGATGATCGCGTCATCGACCACCAACCCAGTTGCTAAAGTCAGACCAAACAGGGACAAGCTGTTGATTGAAAACCCGAAAACCTTGATAAAGGCAAAAGTACCAATCAAGGAAATCGGGATAGTGATCGCTGGAATCAGGGTGGTTCGCCAGTCCTGCAAGAAAATGAAAATCACCAAGATAACCAGCACAACCGCTTCAAACAGCGTCTTGACCACTTCGTTAAGGGACTGTTGCACATACAGCGTAGTGTCCAGCGCTACCTGATATTTCAGTCCAGGCGGAAAAGTCGGAGCAAGTCGCTTCATTTCGGCTTTGACTTCCCTGGCAACATCCAAGGCATTGCTACCGGGAAGTTGATAAACCCCCAAACCGACCGCATCGTTACCCCTAAATCGCAGGAACGAGCTATAGTTTTCTGCCCCAAGTTCAGCTCGACCTACATCTTTCAGCTTGACGAGACCGCCATTAGTATCTGTTTTAAGGACAATGTCCTCAAATTCCGAGGCGTCAGCGAGTCGGCTGATGGCACGCAGGTCAATTTGATACATTTGCCCGTCTGGGGCTGGCTGCTGACCGATTCCCCCAGCGCCTACCTGTAAGTTCTGTTCTCTGAGAGCATTAACTACATCCTTAGACGCGAGTCCTCGACTGGCGAGTCGATTGGGGTCGAGCCACAGGCGCATCGAATATTTACGCTCACCAAAAATACGCACATCACCCACACCCTTCAATCGTTTCAGGGCATCTGTCAGGTAGAGGTCAGCGTAGTTGCTTAAAAATACGTTGTCGTATTCCTTATTTTGTGCATACAGACCGATTGCTAAGAGCAGGCTGGTTGACTGCTTTGTAACCCTGACTCCTGTTTGCTGCACCGCTTGTGGTAGCTGCGGTTGGGCGACGGAGACGCGGTTTTGCACATCGACAGCAGCGATATCTTTGTTCCGCGACGCATCAAATGTGACTGTAATTGTACTGGTGCCATCATTACTGCTACTCGAAGTCATGTACTTCATGCCCTCGACCCCGTTGATTTGCCTTTCTAAAAGGGTCGTAACCGCGTTTTCCACGGTTTCAGCATTGGCTCCACCATAGTTAGCAGAAACGTTAATTTGCGTCGGGCTAATATCCGGGTACTGGGCGACTGCTAGTGTGGGAATACTGATAGCTCCCACGAGAAGGATAAGCAAGGAGCAGACTGTCGCGAAGACAGGTCGCTTGATAAAGAAGTCAGCAAACATAGGTTTTTTAGGGCGTCGGGCGTCGGAGTTAGGGCGTCGGGCGTCGAGGGTAAGACTTATCTAATGTCTAGTCCCCAGTCTCTAGTCCGTAGTGCTACGACTGAGGGATAATGGGAGCGCCATCCGACAGATTTTGGGTGCCTGAAACGATAATTTTTTCTCCAGGCTGCAATCCTTCGATAACTGGGTAATTATTCCCCTGCATTTTGGCTCTGTCCAACTTCACGGGCTTTTGGCGAGCGATGAGTTTAGATTGCCCCTGCGTTTGAGCAACATAGACAAAATCTTTTCCTGCCAAGGGAACCACGGCTGTCGTTGGAATTAAAATTCTAGGACGGGTATTCCAGATCACTTTGGCTGTGACAGATTCTCCATCGCGCAGTTGTCCTTGTGAGTTGTCAAAGCTAGCCTTTGCCAGGATGAGTTGAGAATTGCTACTGACTTGAGGAGAAATGAAACTGATTCTACCTGTACCGATTACATTCCCTTTGCCATCTGTTCCCTCTACTCTCTGATCCAAGCGCAAGTCGGGTCCCCGCACGATGGGGATAGACAACTCTACGTCTAAGGTTTGGTTTTGGGTGACAGTGGTGAGCGTATCCCCTTTGCTCAGAAAGTCTCCTATCTTGACTGGGATATTTCCGACAATGCCACTGATGGGGGCGACAATCTTCGTATCTTGCAGCTTGACTTCCGTTGAGCGGACTTGAGCGGCTGCCTCAGAAACTTGCGATCGCGCCTGAGCAATCTCTTCTTTGCGGGGGCCATTCTTCAGTTGTTGTAAGGATTGCCGCTCTTGTTCAGCGGCTGCTGTTAGTTGATCAATATCAGAACTCCTACCCTTTCGCAGTGCCTCTAGCCGTCGTTCGGCTTCTTGCTGCTGGGCTGTGGCACTGCGCTCCTCTTTGATGTAGCCTTCTAACACATCTTGAGAAATAGCGCCTTGTTGTCTTAAGGTCTGATATCGACTCACCCGTGATTTTGCCAGATCAGCCCCGGCTTTCGCGGCTTCCACTTGAGCTTGAGCCTGAGCAATTTCCTCAGGACTCGCCCCAGCTTTGGCGTTGGCGAGGCGAGCTTCGGCTTGATTTAACCGGGCTTCGGCAAGCGCAATTTCTTCGGGACGACTACCAGCTTCTAGTTCAGCAAGACGAGCTTGAGCGCGATCAAGATTTGCTTTGGCTTGCATCCTAGCCGCATCGGCGTCATCACTGCTTAAGCGAATGAGTACTTGCCCTTGCTGCACCTTTTCGCCATCCCGAACCAAAATTTCACTGATTCGCCCCTCCGTCTCAGGCTTGATGTCCACGCCACGAGGCGCTTTTAGGCGACTGGGAAATTCATCAGTTTCTGGGACGCTTACTGTCTCTACCGTTGCTAGCTTAACGGGAATTCCTTGAGGTTGACCCGCTCCTGCTGCTGGAGCCTCTGGTGCCTTCTTGGCATGGCTCGTTTGCCACCAATGCCAACCCAAACCGCCTCCCAAAAGTAGAACGATAGCCCCCACGACCATTGGCCAACGCTTTTTTGAACGTGGGTGAACCCGCTCCTTCCACAAAGACTCGTCTTCATCAGCCTCATTAGCGTCAGTCATCACAGTCTGTTCAATCTGTGCTGGAACTGAATACTTACGGGATTCAGGTTCACTCATCTTCGTTTTCTCTCCTTATGACTCATTCGGCCGATGCGGCCTTAAGTATTGGGTTTCACCAGTTGCCGTTTCACTGAGATTCCTTGAGGTGTCCCAGGGGTTGGAGATGGTCTACCACGACTTGATGCCATTGGGAGTCAGCCGAGTAGATGCATTTTCCATGAGTGACTGGCCAGAAAGCGGTACACTGACTGGAGTCATTGACATGGCTGGACTGGTATGATATATAGCGACTTTTTAGAGATTCTCAGAAGGGCGATGTAAACTAGACACGCATATTTCTGCTTAGTATATCAGTCTGGTATAGATAAGAGAGAAAATATATTAAAGAAATGCTCGAACTCGCAACGTTAGGTCTTCTCCAGAGCGAACCCTTGCACGGATACCGATTAAAGCAGCAGCTAGAACTCTTTATGAGCAGTAGCATTAGCGTAAATTATGGAGCGATTTATCCCTTACTCAAGCGTCTAGAGGAACGAGGGGAAATTACGACCTTGGCGATTGACCAAACAGACGCAGGCCCCAATCGGAAAACTTACTGTATCACGGCTTCTGGGCGTCAGCGCTGGCATGAAAAAATGATGGAACATCCCCATGAAAGCTGGGTCAATAGCCGCTCTCGCTTTTTCATCAAGTTTTTCTTCTTCGGCAACCTGGAACGGGTAGAACGGATTAAGCTACTAGAGCATCGTTTGCACGTTTGTCAGTTGCGTCTAGAAAGTCTTGAGCTTGAGCAGCTATCAGTCACCGACCCCTACCAAAAAAGTCTTTTGTACCATTGCTTCGGCGTACATCGAGCGGAGATTGAATGGCTGCGTGAACAACTCACTCAAGAGCAAAAACAATTCGCCCAGAGTCAGCCTTAGGTAAAAATTTAGACAATTTTCTTTTACAGTTCATCAATAGTGAACCAAAAAATTAAATAATTTAGCAGTATCGTGGCGTGTCTACTGATTGTGAGACAATCTCGCAATTCCTTTACTCAAAGTCAGCCCATCTCTTCGTTTGCCTAACCTTCAGACAAGCGATTATTGTGCGAAGGACTGGTAAATTGCTCAAGAAAAGCAGTTTGTTGAAGACTAAAGGTCAGATTTCAAAACATATGCCAACTTTTCCTCATTTCGTGGCTGTCGGTTTAGGAGCTGCAATCGCTCTAAGCGTAGTAGAGCCTGGTGCTTCCCAAGAGTTACTATTACTCCAAGGTCTAGGCCGTAAACTAGCTGAGAAGGGAGACTCAGAGCCGGCAGCAGCCTTGGCACACGAGCATCTTCTCACCTCTGTTTTGGCAGGGAAAGAAGACGCAGGCAAGGAAGAGGACGCAAAGGAGTCCAACGCTTTACCTGGAGTACCCCCTTCTACGACTTCTGTCACCTTGGCATTGCAGGCTGAGACACCGAAACGGGTTGTTAATCCTGTGCGTAAGGTGAATAGGGGGAAACCCACAGACAGAGAGAGCCAGAAC
Above is a window of Microcoleus sp. AS-A8 DNA encoding:
- the argC gene encoding N-acetyl-gamma-glutamyl-phosphate reductase, with amino-acid sequence MGDLGRLPVGIIGASGYGGVQLVRLLMDHPGVEVVYLGGDSSAGKSYSELYPHLGHCVDLTIEAIDLDLVASRCQAVFLSLPNGLAHQMAPTLLAKGCKVLDLSADYRFRNLETYKIWYGGERQDQETAALAVYGLPELYRDRIADAQLVGCPGCYVTTSLLALAPLLKQGLIVPETAIIDAKSGTSGAGRTAKTNLLLSEADNSLAPYGVARHRHIPEIEQICSDLAGHEVMVQFTPHLIPMVRGLLATVYATLRDPGLVREDLITIYTAFYRASPFIRILPAGTYPQTKWACGTNLCYVGVEVDPRTDRAIIMSVTDNLIKGQAGQAIQCLNLMMGWEETLGLPQLGFYP
- a CDS encoding efflux RND transporter permease subunit; its protein translation is MFADFFIKRPVFATVCSLLILLVGAISIPTLAVAQYPDISPTQINVSANYGGANAETVENAVTTLLERQINGVEGMKYMTSSSSNDGTSTITVTFDASRNKDIAAVDVQNRVSVAQPQLPQAVQQTGVRVTKQSTSLLLAIGLYAQNKEYDNVFLSNYADLYLTDALKRLKGVGDVRIFGERKYSMRLWLDPNRLASRGLASKDVVNALREQNLQVGAGGIGQQPAPDGQMYQIDLRAISRLADASEFEDIVLKTDTNGGLVKLKDVGRAELGAENYSSFLRFRGNDAVGLGVYQLPGSNALDVAREVKAEMKRLAPTFPPGLKYQVALDTTLYVQQSLNEVVKTLFEAVVLVILVIFIFLQDWRTTLIPAITIPISLIGTFAFIKVFGFSINSLSLFGLTLATGLVVDDAIIVVENIARLIQDKGMNPRQAASESMEELLGAVIATSLVLMAVFIPVAFFPGTTGKLYQQFALTIAFSVALSTFNAVTLTPALCALLLRQDQKPSGWVGWIFDRINGAIDWTRNGYKRSLNTLSRMKGIVVGLFILSLGLTGWLYLSVPQAFLPEEDQGYFITIVQGPEGVSLNYTADVMNRVEQEILKVPEVVGTFVVGGFSFSGNSANQGLIFTTLKPWEERHSEEQSVKAIIGKLAGALGGMPEARILPVNPPAIQGLGSFGGFQFELQDRKGNESLAPLLEAMGGMIGQANQPGIGLQRVFSTFAANTPQLLIEVDRDKAKALGVSIDDIFSTLQTLLGSQYVNDFNLQQRTYRVYVQADKQFRSNPSDIGQLYVRSQQDQMIPLSNLVKITPTTGAQTINHYNLFRAIEITGSAAPGFSSGQAIKAMEDVAKKVLPAGLGYEWSGTSAEELAAGGQAPIIFGLGIVFVFLVLAAQYESYIDPLIILLSVPLAIFGALSAQSLRGLANDVYCQIGLVMLIGLASKNAILIVEFANQLRERGMTITKAAVEASQERLRPILMTSLAFVLGITPLVNPEGAGAASRRSLGTALTGGMIVSTLLSLFIVPVLYIVINLMSDRLKGRGKPKETKKPTPRVEVTTSSSSH
- a CDS encoding efflux RND transporter periplasmic adaptor subunit; the encoded protein is MSEPESRKYSVPAQIEQTVMTDANEADEDESLWKERVHPRSKKRWPMVVGAIVLLLGGGLGWHWWQTSHAKKAPEAPAAGAGQPQGIPVKLATVETVSVPETDEFPSRLKAPRGVDIKPETEGRISEILVRDGEKVQQGQVLIRLSSDDADAARMQAKANLDRAQARLAELEAGSRPEEIALAEARLNQAEARLANAKAGASPEEIAQAQAQVEAAKAGADLAKSRVSRYQTLRQQGAISQDVLEGYIKEERSATAQQQEAERRLEALRKGRSSDIDQLTAAAEQERQSLQQLKNGPRKEEIAQARSQVSEAAAQVRSTEVKLQDTKIVAPISGIVGNIPVKIGDFLSKGDTLTTVTQNQTLDVELSIPIVRGPDLRLDQRVEGTDGKGNVIGTGRISFISPQVSSNSQLILAKASFDNSQGQLRDGESVTAKVIWNTRPRILIPTTAVVPLAGKDFVYVAQTQGQSKLIARQKPVKLDRAKMQGNNYPVIEGLQPGEKIIVSGTQNLSDGAPIIPQS
- a CDS encoding PadR family transcriptional regulator; the protein is MLELATLGLLQSEPLHGYRLKQQLELFMSSSISVNYGAIYPLLKRLEERGEITTLAIDQTDAGPNRKTYCITASGRQRWHEKMMEHPHESWVNSRSRFFIKFFFFGNLERVERIKLLEHRLHVCQLRLESLELEQLSVTDPYQKSLLYHCFGVHRAEIEWLREQLTQEQKQFAQSQP